In one window of Mytilus trossulus isolate FHL-02 chromosome 7, PNRI_Mtr1.1.1.hap1, whole genome shotgun sequence DNA:
- the LOC134725910 gene encoding hypoxia-inducible factor 1-alpha inhibitor-like — MSQTTRLTDGRKSFEVKKYTFATEVIPRLSCHDPECEERIANGLPVVIPDVNLVASAKHWNIDYLHDNIGDGKFMTYFSSSKKFKYYDDKKCPNVKSFKKPMEQEELTFDDFVQKINKGKSKGQRCYLQQTLNETVGKNIVSDFLGFNWNWVTAQQKKNSFGPLTNNMLLIGQEGNITPVHYDEQENFFAQVYGYKRFILFPPEEFPNLYPHPTYHPCDRQSQVDFDNPDFEKFPKFRNATGFETIVGPGDVLYIPIYWWHQVESIPNEGHTISVTFWYKGRPTPEKVTYPLNAHQKVAMMRNIEKMIAQALNNPDEVPEFMQNMVLGRYT, encoded by the exons atgtcacaaacaACACGTCTCACAGACGGAAGAAAAAGTTTTGAAGTGAAAAAATACACCTTCGCCACCGAAGTCATACCTAGACTGAGCTGTCATGATCCAGAATGTGAAGAACGTATCGCAAATGGA tTGCCAGTGGTCATTCCAGATGTAAATTTAGTTGCATCAGCCAAGCATTGGAACATAGATTATCTCCATGATAACATTGGCGATGGAAAGTTTATGACCTATTTTTCAAGCagtaaaaaattcaaatattatgatgacaaaaaatgtccaaatgtAAAAAGCTTCAAGAAGCcaatggaacaagaagagctAACATTTGATGACTTTgtacaaaaaatcaacaaaggaaaatcaaaaggaCAAAG ATGTTATTTACAACAGACATTGAATGAGACAGTTGGAAAGAACATTGTCTCAGACTTCCTTGGATTCAACTGGAACTGGGTAACAGCTCAACAGAAAAAGAATAGTTTTGGCCCTCTCACAAATAACATGTTACTAATAGGCCAAGAAG GAAACATAACTCCAGTCCATTATGATGAACAAGAGAATTTCTTTGCACAAGTATATGGATATaagagatttattttatttccacCAGAAGAATTTCCAAATTTATATCCACATCCTACCTATCATCCATGTGACAGACAAAGTCAG GTTGATTTTGATAACCCAGATTTTGAGAAATTTCCAAAGTTTCGAAATGCCACAGGTTTTGAGACAATAGTTGGACCTGGTGATGTTCTTTATATCCCTATATATTG GTGGCACCAGGTTGAATCCATACCAAATGAAGGACACACCATTTCTGTCACATTCTGGTACAAG ggTCGTCCAACACCAGAGAAAGTTACGTATCCTTTGAATGCACATCAAAAAGTTGCCATGATGAGAAACATAGAAAAAATGATTGCCCAAGCACTGAACAACCCAGATGAG gTTCCAGAATTCATGCAAAATATGGTATTAGGGAGATATACTTGA